The window gtcaaccccttatcactataaaaaggcgtaatacccacagaaaccgaggtatgcttttatgaaccctctctaacgcactaagtaaaacaaaggaattctaacttgaccgtcggagagccttcggccggcaccacaccggtgcttctctgaaggattcttttgtttgtttcgtcgtgcaggttcgattcgagtcgcgagtacggtgtgacccattggtgacggttttcgacgtcatcacAAAGTATAAAATGAAAGTGTTCCTGTGGTTGATTTGGGTGAAGGTAAAATTGAAAACATCATCACACAATCTGCTGTCATTCATATGCTAGCAGAATGTGCTGCACTTCAGTGGTTTGAAAGTTGGGGAACCAAGAGATTATTTGAGCTCAGACTTCCAGTGATGACACCAAATCGTATTATCAAGGTGTATTTCTCTTCTCAGTTTATGTTTGTGATACTAAGTTTGTTATGTTCATTCTCACTGCATAATGATTAACCTTTGCTTGTAAAGCCATAATTATACAAAGTTTTTATGCATTAAGAGATCAATCTTAAAACATACATCTATATTTGGAATTGGAAGTTACATTTATTTTAAGGCATTTTTGCCTTTAAGTTATATAAATTGCGAGGATTTTAAAAACAGATAAATGTAACTAGATTAAATAGAAATTGTTGTGTGCTTTGTTAGTGTTTATTATGGTGTGTTAGCTCTATATACATTCTTGGGATGGTGTGTTAGCTCAATATGCATTCTTGTCCCATAACTTGcacttttcataaaataaataaattgtgaggattttcaattttatttttgtcctGACTTGGTCTACAAAAATGCCTATGGTGAAAAGGGTTTGATTGCTTGCCTTCATTTGCTAAGAAAATGTCTTTTATGTTTTATCAATGATATTTGAGGCTTTGAGCTATTAGAAATATTCATGGTCAGGAAACTTGATAATTATTGGGATGAAGATTAGCCTAGACGCATGTTCACATCATAATAAATTCTCTTATAAGATTAATTTTTAATGTAGGTCCATGAGGATGGACTGGTGTTCCAGGCAATTAAGCTGATGAGGAAAAAGGGGATTGGAGGGATTCCTGTTATTGAAAAGGGTAGTAGCAAGGCAGTGGGTAATATAAGCTTAAGAGATGTTCAGTTCTTGCTAACTGCTCCAGAAATCTACCATGATTATAGGTTTGTAGCCGAGCTAATTTCCAAAATTGTGCGTCTTTTGTTACTGTTATGTCTAATGTTTGATCCTTGAAGTTCTAAAGGAAATAATTTGTGATGGCAGTAAGATGGGTTACTTGGATAACTCTACCTGCCCTCTTGCAATCCCTAGAAATAATGACATTACAACAAAATTGATTGCCAAAGTTTTGAAGGAGCTCATAAACAATAAAACTCAGTCATGTTCATGGTCATTGTGGAACCCTCAAAACCAGCCAACCTCCATGATCCTTTGATACGTGCGGCATGATTTCATTCATCTGTTTGCGTACATGATTGGCTTATAAATTTGACTAATTGTCTATTTTGTGCATCGTAAATCTTATTCTAATTGAAAGTCCATGTTTAAATCAACATTAATATGAAgtagttgataaaaaaaaattaggctaGGAAAGTATGCAATTTCATCTAAAAAATTTCGGCTCTTAGTTTTATGGTCCATACAGTGTTCAATCATTATGACTCTTGTGGCACTCCTTTGACATGTTTAACAGATCTATCACGGCAAAGAACTTCCTGACAGCCGTTAGAAGCTACTTAGAGAAAAATCATGAGAACTGCCCATTAGTGACTGGCATGATCACATGCAAAAGGGACCACACAATGAAAGAATTGATTCAGCTTCTTGATTCTGAGAAGATTCACTGGATATATGTAGTCGATAATGATGGGAATCTGGAGGGAGTTATCACACTGAGAGACATTATCTCAAAGCTAGTACATGAGCCCCGTGGCTACTTTGGCGATTTCTTTGATGGTGTTCTGCCACTGCCCCAAAACAGCAGGGTTTAACATCAAGAATAACATCGATTGACACCTTTTTTGctagttttgttttcttgtaatGATCTCTCCTTGTCCTTTGGTTTCTTGTAGATGGGTTGATTATGTTGATTGTAACATAGGCAAGCACTTGTAATTAATTTTACCCCAGTGTGACTGAGTTAACTTTTCTGTATATTTTTCCAGTGTTACAATCTAATAAAGAgatcccttcttcatctacatTTGTCCATTTAATCTCAATACTCTGTTAGACAGTGGATatgttttatattaaaaagattATTCCACTGTGCTTTGATGGTTATCATCAATAGCCTGATCCCAATGATAGACCAAGCATTCAATCACTTGGTTgatatatttatgtatttaagaGTATGGGTTAATTGTGCTTTGCCCCCATAGTTAATGCAAAATTCCTTGTGCCATGAAACAATTTTTtccaatccaaaattttaatagaaaattcatAAGATCATAATTCACCATTTGGACATTGCTTGATTTCAGAATTTTTCGTTTGACAGAAATTGTTAACAACATCGAGTATTTTGcctatcatcaatcaattagtGACTCATTGCTTAGTTTTATAGTTTAGTGTTGGATTAAATTTAAAGCAATAATTCAGGTGGCAAAGTGGATATTACTCTTTAAGATTATTATTGAGGATGATCTCTTGATAATATCTTAATAATTCTGCCTTAATAAGTGCATAAATCTAAGAAGACAAACGATTCTTCCACAAACTCCAAGACTAGTTCTTCATCTGAGGCATTCAAAGCTCGTAATCTCAACACAATAACTAGTAACAAGTTTTAACATGAGCAATTGGTATTGAACGGCAACTTTGAAAATTCTAGATGGATGGACAAAGCTTTGTATATGTTTCTGTTGGAAATCTATAACACTAGAAGATGGATACGTTTGTCTTAACTGGTACAGTGTGCTCGtttaagagagaaaattaaacatgatgtttattattattgaaaaacaATGACCTACACAATTCACAAACGATCCAACTCTGATTGTATCCTTCTTGCTTCAGCACTCATCAATTCATCCATTTAACGTCATATTTGATAAATTGTTAATTACTATCAACGTTCAAATATCTCATATTTCTGAAAGAATATATAGAATCAGTGTGCATTTTGATTATTATAACCTGGCTCCAATCATACACCAGATATCCTATTCaattaaagagaagaagaagagctaATCTACAGTACTAAATATTTGTGAAATCCCACTTTACACAATAATGACTGGTTTTTTAACCAGCTCATACAGTCAGCAATGAAActgcaaaaatacaaaattgatataaaaacataaacatgCCAGAACAGCAAGTATACAGTCAAGTAGCCCACGGGCGCCCAATAAAGTGTGGACAGAGATATTTCAGAGCAATGGTGATTCACTTACAAATGCTAATATCTATAGCACATACATGTACATAAATTATTACAGTATACAGCATGAAAGATAATTAACATTCATACAAACCCAAGTTTATAAcattaacaacaaaaatcaacatCATATAATTAAGCTTTATTAAACTGAATCAGTACTCTTTTCACTCTACCCATAACAGGGGGCTTAATAGATACAAGGGTGCGTAGTTCTAGCCCTTCATGAGAGTCCTGCTTTATCCTATGTACTTTCCTCCTCCTGCGGTGCAGTACTCGCGGTACTCCCTCAAACAAATTGAACAAATAACTCTCTAAATCATCTGCTGTGTACTCTATGTATTTCTCAGCGTGCCTTCCACTCTTTTCTTGATTCCCAAACCTTCCCATAAATGAGCGGTAAGTTGGGATCACCATTTCTGATATAGATGTTCTAAGCTCTTCCCGGAGTTGAGCATCGGGGACCTTCCAAGCAGTTTGAACCCTAtagattttctcaaaacatGTATTGAATTTCTTCAATCTCTTCTGCAAAGCCACCGTCGAGGCTTTACTACTCGAGCTCCTAGGTATCCCTCTATCATTCAAACAATCCAACACCTTGGTCCATGAAGCCCTAAGATAACTCATAGCGTATTGCCTTGTCTGCTTATGTTGCTTACGATCCCAATTATCACCTAATAGGCCACCAAGATCCAAATCTTTCACCTTCTGGTCTATATAAAGAATATTATTCATCAGAAAAATATACTGCAATCCACCTTTTCCATAGAACTTCGATTCCTTCTCAAACCTGAACTCCAAAAGGTTTATTAACTCCAACAATTGGCTAGCTAGCGGATTCATTTTCAAGCTATTGCTATCATGATTTCGTAAAGCATCTAATTGATCATCATCCACAATCAATTTCACATAATTCATCATGGTCTCCGTCAGTGGGTGAATGTGACTACTCTGCATCAGTTTCTTCAAGATCCTATTCTGCTTGTGCTCAAGATCGGTAGGTGTCTGTCTTCCCGGTGAGCATTGCTCTTGCCTGATTGATCTCAAGATTGTCTAGTATTGTTGCTTTCAATCTCACCTTGGCCATCACATCATACGTGTCTAGTATCCTAAAGAGATTCTCAGGCGATATTCCTCCAAGCGCAACGGCTTCCCTGAAATTCAACAAGGCTTTGTTGAAGTGAATCTCTAAGTCTGAATCAGTGCAAGTGAACATCAGATCATAGACGCTCTTGCTGCGGAGAATCTTGACAGCTTGAATACATTTCTTAATCTTCTCATCCAGTGAGTCAATGCCCACAATCCCTCCTAAGATCCGCTCATCCAAAGAAATTCCATTAATTACTAAACTACTATTAATAGTCTCTGACTTGTTGGGTGGGACATATAATGATGGTATGGAAAGCTGATTAGGAGTTGATGATCTATAACTGTCAGTGTCTGACCTGTCGGGTGGAAAGCAGTGATAATATGACGGTATGGAAAGCTGATGATTAGGAGTTGATGATCCATAACTGTCAGTGTCCGACATGTCTGGTGGGAAGAAGTGATAATATGAGGGTATGGAAGGATTTCGAAATATGATTTCATAATTATCTGGACTGTCTATTTCAGACATGGCGGGTGGGAAGATTGACATTATGGAATATGAGGGTATGGAACGACTTCGAACAATTATTTCATAGTTTTCGGGGCTGTCTATTGGAGACGTGGCTGGTAAGAAGATTGA of the Quercus robur chromosome 10, dhQueRobu3.1, whole genome shotgun sequence genome contains:
- the LOC126704335 gene encoding SNF1-related protein kinase regulatory subunit gamma-1-like — its product is MPMVKRVHEDGLVFQAIKLMRKKGIGGIPVIEKGSSKAVGNISLRDVQFLLTAPEIYHDYRSITAKNFLTAVRSYLEKNHENCPLVTGMITCKRDHTMKELIQLLDSEKIHWIYVVDNDGNLEGVITLRDIISKLVHEPRGYFGDFFDGVLPLPQNSRV